A DNA window from Sylvia atricapilla isolate bSylAtr1 chromosome W, bSylAtr1.pri, whole genome shotgun sequence contains the following coding sequences:
- the LOC136373289 gene encoding four and a half LIM domains protein 1-like isoform X3, whose product MSERFDCHYCHDPLQGKKYVQKEGRHCCVKCFEKFCANTCTECKKPIRADSKELHFKNRYWHDNCFRCFKCYTSLVNEPFMLRENKVWCSNCTAAEDAPRCKGCFKPIIAGDLTVEYKKMVWHKDCFTCSQCKQVIGSGSFFPKGDEFYCVSCHEHKFVKSCAKCKNPITSGGLTYQEQPWHSECFICSNCKKQLGGKRFTAVEDQFYCVECYKECVAKKCAGCKNPITAGFGRGTSVVNYEDESWHDYCFKCTKCARGLANKRFVCYNGKIYCAECPKRL is encoded by the exons ATGTCAGAGCGCTTCGACTGCCACTACTGCCACGACCCGCTGCAGGGCAAGAAGTatgtgcagaaggaggggcgGCACTGCTGTGTCAAGTGCTTTGAGAAGTTCTGCGCCAACACCTGCACCGAGTGCAAGAAACCCATCAGGGCCGACTCCAAG GAGTTGCATTTCAAGAACCGCTACTGGCACGACAACTGCTTCCGTTGCTTCAAGTGCTACACATCTCTGGTCAACGAGCCCTTCATGCTGCGGGAGAACAAGGTTTGGTGCAGCAactgcactgctgctgaggaTGCACCCAGGTGTAAGGGCTGCTTCAAGCCCATTATTGCAG GAGACCTAACTGTTGAGTACAAGAAGATGGTCTGGCACAAGGACTGCTTCACCTGCAGCCAGTGCAAGCAAGTGATTGGATCTGGGAGCTTCTTCCCCAAGGGTGATGAATTCTACTGTGTCTCCTGCCATGAGCACAAGTTTGTCAAGAGCTGCGCTAAGTGCAAGAAC CCCATCACTTCTGGAGGCCTCACTTACCAGGAACAGCCTTGGCATTCTGAGTGTTTCATTTGCTCCAACTGCAAGAAGCAACTGGGTGGGAAGCGCTTCACAGCTGTGGAGGATCAGTTTTACTGTGTTGAGTGCTACAAGGAGTGTGTTGCCAAGAAGTGTGCTGGATGCAAGAATCCTATTACAG CAGGATTTGGAAGAGGAACCAGTGTGGTTAACTATGAAGATGAATCCTGGCATGATTACTGTTTCAAATGCACAAAGTGTGCCCGTGGTCTGGCCAACAAGCGCTTTGTTTGCTATAATGGAAAAATTTATTGTGCTGAGTGTCCCAAACGACTGTAA
- the LOC136373289 gene encoding four and a half LIM domains protein 1-like isoform X2, which translates to MAFHRHTGPGSYTVGTMSERFDCHYCHDPLQGKKYVQKEGRHCCVKCFEKFCANTCTECKKPIRADSKELHFKNRYWHDNCFRCFKCYTSLVNEPFMLRENKVWCSNCTAAEDAPRCKGCFKPIIAGDLTVEYKKMVWHKDCFTCSQCKQVIGSGSFFPKGDEFYCVSCHEHKFVKSCAKCKNPITSGGLTYQEQPWHSECFICSNCKKQLGGKRFTAVEDQFYCVECYKECVAKKCAGCKNPITGFGRGTSVVNYEDESWHDYCFKCTKCARGLANKRFVCYNGKIYCAECPKRL; encoded by the exons GGCCTGGCAGCTACACTGTGGGCACGATGTCAGAGCGCTTCGACTGCCACTACTGCCACGACCCGCTGCAGGGCAAGAAGTatgtgcagaaggaggggcgGCACTGCTGTGTCAAGTGCTTTGAGAAGTTCTGCGCCAACACCTGCACCGAGTGCAAGAAACCCATCAGGGCCGACTCCAAG GAGTTGCATTTCAAGAACCGCTACTGGCACGACAACTGCTTCCGTTGCTTCAAGTGCTACACATCTCTGGTCAACGAGCCCTTCATGCTGCGGGAGAACAAGGTTTGGTGCAGCAactgcactgctgctgaggaTGCACCCAGGTGTAAGGGCTGCTTCAAGCCCATTATTGCAG GAGACCTAACTGTTGAGTACAAGAAGATGGTCTGGCACAAGGACTGCTTCACCTGCAGCCAGTGCAAGCAAGTGATTGGATCTGGGAGCTTCTTCCCCAAGGGTGATGAATTCTACTGTGTCTCCTGCCATGAGCACAAGTTTGTCAAGAGCTGCGCTAAGTGCAAGAAC CCCATCACTTCTGGAGGCCTCACTTACCAGGAACAGCCTTGGCATTCTGAGTGTTTCATTTGCTCCAACTGCAAGAAGCAACTGGGTGGGAAGCGCTTCACAGCTGTGGAGGATCAGTTTTACTGTGTTGAGTGCTACAAGGAGTGTGTTGCCAAGAAGTGTGCTGGATGCAAGAATCCTATTACAG GATTTGGAAGAGGAACCAGTGTGGTTAACTATGAAGATGAATCCTGGCATGATTACTGTTTCAAATGCACAAAGTGTGCCCGTGGTCTGGCCAACAAGCGCTTTGTTTGCTATAATGGAAAAATTTATTGTGCTGAGTGTCCCAAACGACTGTAA
- the LOC136373289 gene encoding four and a half LIM domains protein 1-like isoform X1 produces MAFHRHTGPGSYTVGTMSERFDCHYCHDPLQGKKYVQKEGRHCCVKCFEKFCANTCTECKKPIRADSKELHFKNRYWHDNCFRCFKCYTSLVNEPFMLRENKVWCSNCTAAEDAPRCKGCFKPIIAGDLTVEYKKMVWHKDCFTCSQCKQVIGSGSFFPKGDEFYCVSCHEHKFVKSCAKCKNPITSGGLTYQEQPWHSECFICSNCKKQLGGKRFTAVEDQFYCVECYKECVAKKCAGCKNPITAGFGRGTSVVNYEDESWHDYCFKCTKCARGLANKRFVCYNGKIYCAECPKRL; encoded by the exons GGCCTGGCAGCTACACTGTGGGCACGATGTCAGAGCGCTTCGACTGCCACTACTGCCACGACCCGCTGCAGGGCAAGAAGTatgtgcagaaggaggggcgGCACTGCTGTGTCAAGTGCTTTGAGAAGTTCTGCGCCAACACCTGCACCGAGTGCAAGAAACCCATCAGGGCCGACTCCAAG GAGTTGCATTTCAAGAACCGCTACTGGCACGACAACTGCTTCCGTTGCTTCAAGTGCTACACATCTCTGGTCAACGAGCCCTTCATGCTGCGGGAGAACAAGGTTTGGTGCAGCAactgcactgctgctgaggaTGCACCCAGGTGTAAGGGCTGCTTCAAGCCCATTATTGCAG GAGACCTAACTGTTGAGTACAAGAAGATGGTCTGGCACAAGGACTGCTTCACCTGCAGCCAGTGCAAGCAAGTGATTGGATCTGGGAGCTTCTTCCCCAAGGGTGATGAATTCTACTGTGTCTCCTGCCATGAGCACAAGTTTGTCAAGAGCTGCGCTAAGTGCAAGAAC CCCATCACTTCTGGAGGCCTCACTTACCAGGAACAGCCTTGGCATTCTGAGTGTTTCATTTGCTCCAACTGCAAGAAGCAACTGGGTGGGAAGCGCTTCACAGCTGTGGAGGATCAGTTTTACTGTGTTGAGTGCTACAAGGAGTGTGTTGCCAAGAAGTGTGCTGGATGCAAGAATCCTATTACAG CAGGATTTGGAAGAGGAACCAGTGTGGTTAACTATGAAGATGAATCCTGGCATGATTACTGTTTCAAATGCACAAAGTGTGCCCGTGGTCTGGCCAACAAGCGCTTTGTTTGCTATAATGGAAAAATTTATTGTGCTGAGTGTCCCAAACGACTGTAA